Proteins from a genomic interval of Pogoniulus pusillus isolate bPogPus1 chromosome 30, bPogPus1.pri, whole genome shotgun sequence:
- the ZMAT5 gene encoding zinc finger matrin-type protein 5 isoform X2: MGKRYFCDYCDRSFQDNLHNRKKHLNGVQHLRAKRVWYDLFRDAAAILQEEQTKKPCRKFLQTGQCDFGSNCRFSHMTEQDLEKLSAQVQGEQRLKELQQEGADVPPGTIEDWLEKRAKRLSTAQSVSALPEKPAPFQYPPGWPPLQELPPSLRAPPPGGWHIPPNLQWG, encoded by the exons atggggaagagaTACTTCTGTGACTACTGCGACAGGTCCTTCCAGGACAACCTTCACAACAGGAAGAAACACCTCAATGGAGTGCAGCACCTCAGAGCTAAGAGAGTCTGGTACGACTTGTTCCGAG atgctgctgccatcctgcaGGAGGAGCAAACCAAGAAGCCTTGTCGGAAGTTTCTGCAAACAG GCCAGTGTGATTTTGGCTCCAACTGCAGATTTTCCCacatgacagagcaggacctggagAAGCTGAGTGCCCAGGTTCAGG gggagcagagactgaaggagctgcagcaggagggagcagaTGTCCCACCTGGCACCATTGAGGACTGGCTGGAGAAGCGAGCAAAGAGactgagcacagctcagagTGTCAG tgctctgcctgaGAAACCAGCACCTTTCCAGTACCCGCCGGGCTGGCcacccctgcaggagctgcccccaTCCCTGCGGGCCCCCCCGCCCGGGGGGTGGCACATCCCCCCCAACCTGCAGTGGGGCTGA
- the LOC135188634 gene encoding cytochrome b-c1 complex subunit 9, producing the protein MALLRQVYAALLRRSSAFALTVVLGAVVFERAFDQGADAIFEHLNEGKLWKHIKHKYEEK; encoded by the exons ATGGCGCTGCTGCGGCAGGTGTACGCTGCGCTGCTCCGCCGCTCCTCCGCCTTCGCCCTCACCGTCGTCCTCGGCGCCGTCGTCTTCGAGCGCGCCTTCGACCAAGGCGCCGACGCCATCTTCGAGCACCTCAACGAGGGG AAACTGTGGAAACACATCAAGCACAAGTATGAGGAGAAGTGA